Proteins encoded by one window of Nicotiana tabacum cultivar K326 chromosome 10, ASM71507v2, whole genome shotgun sequence:
- the LOC107811957 gene encoding uncharacterized protein LOC107811957 produces the protein MSERGTTMAVSDEDIARALESLFWEPNPNPNPTFTGILQQLQSKLGGYDLSHKVDFIRANIQDLFNRHHAQPPLLHQNHHFSLHSHRPNFQAYPPDSGVSHRPHDYSFRPPPPSPHHHLPQSVSKSEPFPTAHAAAAPAVAAASEPPKESGQSGKKRRGGPGGLNKLCGVSPELQTIVGQATLPRTEIVKQLWAYIRKHNLQDPNNKRKIICNDELRLVFDTDCTDMFKMNRLLAKHIVTLEPSKQTAQNPKRVKTEVESGSKSEEAAPVVIISEALANFLGTSEREMTQAEVLRQVWEYIKVNHLEDPLNAMVIRCDAKLQDLLGCESISALGIQEMLARHHLFKKS, from the exons ATGAGCGAGAGAGGGACAACAATGGCGGTTTCCGATGAGGACATAGCTCGAGCATTGGAGTCTCTCTTCTGGGAACCAAACCCTAACCCAAACCCAACATTCACCGGCATTCTTCAGCAGCTTCAGTCCAAGCTTGGCGGATATGACCTCTCTCACAAAGTTGATTTCATTCGTGCTAACATCCAAGACCTCTTCAATCGCCACCACGCTCAGCCTCCTCTCCTCCATCAAAATCACCACTTTTCCCTCCATTCCCATCGCCCCAATTTCCAAGCCTACCCTCCTGATTCTGGTGTGTCCCATCGTCCCCACGATTACTCCTTCCGCCCACCCCCACCTTCACCCCATCACCACCTGCCACAATCGGTTTCCAAGTCTGAGCCTTTTCCCACTGCACATGCCGCGGCGGCTCCTGCAGTGGCAGCTGCTTCTGAACCCCCAAAAGAGAG TGGTCAAAgtggaaagaaaagaagaggTGGCCCTGGTGGATTAAACAAACTCTGTGGTGTCTCTCCTGAGCTCCAAACCATTGTTGGCCAGGCAACTTTGCCGAGAACTGAG ATAGTCAAGCAGCTGTGGGCATACATAAGGAAACATAATCTTCAAGATCCAAATAACAAAAGGAAGATTATCTGCAACGATGAGCTGCGTTTGGTATTTGATACGGATTGTACCGATATGTTCAAGATGAATAGACTGCTAGCTAAACATATAGTCACTCTCGAACCTTCAA AGCAGACTGCCCAGAACCCTAAAAGAGTAAAGACTGAGGTGGAATCTGGTAGTAAAAGCGAGGAAGCTGCTCCAGTTGTGATAATATCAGAAGCACTTGCAAACTTTTTGGGTACTTCAGAAAGGGAGATGACACAAGCAGAGGTTTTGAGGCAGGTCTGGGAGTATATAAAGGTGAATCATCTTGAG GACCCTTTGAATGCGATGGTCATACGGTGTGACGCAAAATTGCAAGACCTTCTAGGATGTGAAAGTATTTCTGCACTTGGCATACAGGAGATGTTGGCAAGACATCACCTTTTTAAGAAATCGTGA